Proteins from a single region of Gambusia affinis linkage group LG12, SWU_Gaff_1.0, whole genome shotgun sequence:
- the tmem70 gene encoding transmembrane protein 70, mitochondrial isoform X1, with the protein MVVRLVQALPRPAVLFLSVSWRQNVSLRPVRTSALILSKQVHSTCQGSRCLSTTSYSEDGNLVYTGSLGTAIRGVKMFSYSTSGASLILMPQILLKTGLGLGNIALEVISCGIIGFFTFLTPIILHFITKGYVIRLYHNPDRDTYTAVTYSVFLTEKRFGFHQSQVRIPAVSKMFANFYAGHMGLFVNPDLFPFPHDYNHLMGYDKPFNFTREDMDKPDKT; encoded by the exons ATGGTGGTTAGGTTAGTTCAGGCTTTGCCGCGTCCCGCTGTGCTGTTTCTTTCCGTCTCCTGGAGGCAGAACGTGTCGCTTCGGCCTGTTCGGACCTCTGCTCTCATCCTCAGCAAG CAGGTTCACTCCACCTGTCAGGGCAGCCGGTGTCTCTCTACAACAAGCTACAGCGAGGATGGAAACCTGGTTTACACGGGCAGCCTGGGGACTGCTATTAGGG GGGTGAAGATGTTTTCTTATAGTACCAGCGGCGCCAGCCTCATCCTCATGCCTCAAATCCTTTTGAAGACTGGATTGGGACTGGGCAACATTGCCCTGGAAGTTATTTCCTGCGGCATCATCGGCTTTTTCACCTTCCTCACTCCCATCATCCTTCATTTCATCACAAAGGGCTACGTTATTCGTCTGTACCACAATCCAGATAGAGATACTTACACTGCCGTCACCTATAGCGTCTTCCTGACTGAGAAACGTTTTGGGTTCCATCAGAGTCAAGTCCGGATCCCAGCTGTCAGCAAGATGTTCGCCAACTTCTATGCTGGCCACATGGGGCTTTTTGTGAATCCAGACCTTTTCCCCTTTCCTCATGACTATAACCATCTCATGGGCTACGATAAGCCCTTTAACTTTACCAGAGAGGACATGGACAAACCGGACAAAACCTGA
- the tmem70 gene encoding transmembrane protein 70, mitochondrial isoform X2, which translates to MVVRLVQALPRPAVLFLSVSWRQNVSLRPVRTSALILSKVHSTCQGSRCLSTTSYSEDGNLVYTGSLGTAIRGVKMFSYSTSGASLILMPQILLKTGLGLGNIALEVISCGIIGFFTFLTPIILHFITKGYVIRLYHNPDRDTYTAVTYSVFLTEKRFGFHQSQVRIPAVSKMFANFYAGHMGLFVNPDLFPFPHDYNHLMGYDKPFNFTREDMDKPDKT; encoded by the exons ATGGTGGTTAGGTTAGTTCAGGCTTTGCCGCGTCCCGCTGTGCTGTTTCTTTCCGTCTCCTGGAGGCAGAACGTGTCGCTTCGGCCTGTTCGGACCTCTGCTCTCATCCTCAGCAAG GTTCACTCCACCTGTCAGGGCAGCCGGTGTCTCTCTACAACAAGCTACAGCGAGGATGGAAACCTGGTTTACACGGGCAGCCTGGGGACTGCTATTAGGG GGGTGAAGATGTTTTCTTATAGTACCAGCGGCGCCAGCCTCATCCTCATGCCTCAAATCCTTTTGAAGACTGGATTGGGACTGGGCAACATTGCCCTGGAAGTTATTTCCTGCGGCATCATCGGCTTTTTCACCTTCCTCACTCCCATCATCCTTCATTTCATCACAAAGGGCTACGTTATTCGTCTGTACCACAATCCAGATAGAGATACTTACACTGCCGTCACCTATAGCGTCTTCCTGACTGAGAAACGTTTTGGGTTCCATCAGAGTCAAGTCCGGATCCCAGCTGTCAGCAAGATGTTCGCCAACTTCTATGCTGGCCACATGGGGCTTTTTGTGAATCCAGACCTTTTCCCCTTTCCTCATGACTATAACCATCTCATGGGCTACGATAAGCCCTTTAACTTTACCAGAGAGGACATGGACAAACCGGACAAAACCTGA